The following coding sequences lie in one Trichoderma breve strain T069 chromosome 1, whole genome shotgun sequence genomic window:
- a CDS encoding nmrA-like family domain-containing protein translates to MASQTLNAILVVGPTGSIGKVLCQSLISRKSEFKRIAFFNDTSRPETEEKRALFDTFRNGGMEQVSGQYKDTEPFVGFDCVLMPLGNHAIKFQPTIIDSAITAGVRHFYTSEWGADLSVGSNWTQRYYRDKVITREHLEKRGRDTDTSDLGWTYIQLGRLTEWSIIKHFGIDNTNYVANIYGTPEGRQSLLPTKDAVAYTMETLKHPFSTTNNSHRRTYRFHGSSPTWNEIFNDLEAITGHKYTVTYHDVETAVEKEARAKRLNDVELELEASHQLIQGRGGTLLPEPFDNALFPDIHPEPVHSVFERVFKDPETRKFIGAP, encoded by the coding sequence ATGGCTTCTCAAACCCTTAATGCTATACTGGTAGTTGGTCCTACGGGCTCCATCGGCAAAGTTCTATGCCAGTCGTTGATTTCCCGAAAGTCTGAATTCAAACGcattgccttcttcaacgATACATCTCGGCCAGAGACGGAAGAGAAACGGGCACTGTTCGACACATTCCGCAATGGCGGGATGGAGCAAGTCTCTGGGCAATACAAAGACACAGAACCATTCGTTGGCTTTGACTGTGTCTTGATGCCATTGGGAAACCACGCCATTAAATTCCAGCCCACCATCATCGATTCGGCCATCACGGCTGGAGTACGCCATTTCTATACAAGCGAATGGGGAGCGGACCTCAGCGTGGGATCAAACTGGACGCAGCGTTACTATAGAGACAAGGTTATCACAAGAGAGCACTTGGAGAAGCGTGGCCGCGATACGGACACTTCAGATCTGGGCTGGACCTACATACAACTGGGACGCCTCACAGAATGGAGCATTATCAAGCATTTTGGAATCGACAATACAAACTACGTTGCCAATATTTACGGAACGCCTGAGGGACGACAGTCGTTGCTTCCGACCAAAGATGCCGTTGCGTACACGATGGAGACTCTCAAGCACCCGTTCTCAACTACCAATAACAGCCACAGACGTACATATCGCTTCCATGGCTCCTCTCCCACTTGGAATGAAATCTTCAATGACCTGGAGGCAATTACTGGTCATAAATACACAGTCACTTACCATGATGTGGAAACAGCCGTGGAAAAGGAAGCCCGAGCAAAACGACTCAACGATGTtgaactggaactggaggCTAGCCATCAGTTGATCCAAGGAAGAGGCGGAACTCTTTTGCCGGAGCCATTTGATAATGCTCTCTTCCCTGATATTCATCCGGAGCCAGTCCATTCGGTCTTTGAAAGAGTCTTTAAAGACCCGGAAACAAGGAAATTCATTGGTGCCCCTTAA